Within the Candidatus Coatesbacteria bacterium genome, the region TTCGGTGGCCTCTTCCATGGCGCCTTCGGCCTCGTCGACGGCCTCGCCCATGCCTTCGCTGGCCTCTTCCAGGCCCTCGTTGATGCCGGCTTCGAGGTCGCCGAACATGTCGCCCAGGCCCTCCATGCTCTCGTCCAGCGCGGTGCCCAGGTCCTCACCGAAGCCGCCCAGACCGACGGACATGGTGTAGCCGAAGTAGGCCATGCTGGCGCCGAGGTCGTCCTCGATAGCCTTGGTCACTTCGGTGTAACGGGCGTCGTCACCCTCGAGCAGCTCGATGGTGTAGGCGTCGTACTCCTCGGCCGAGGTGCCGTATTCCTTCAGGGCCTCGTCCCAGGCGCCTTCTTGCTCGCCGTCCCACTTCTCGTAGGTCTCGAGCCAGATGTCGGCGTAGGTTTCGTCGTTGAGTTCATCGATGCCGCCGCCGCAGCCGGTCAGGGCGGCGCCGAGGGCCACGATCAGGGTGGCCAGCAGGATCTTGCGCATTGTTTCCTCCAGGTTTGGCAGGTTTGGTGGGTACTGTCTGTACTGCTCGTACAGTAGGGTTGACTCGCCCTGCGGCGGGTCGGGTTCGCCAGGGGTTGATAAAGAGAGCGGGTCTTGGGATAAGACCTGCTCTCAAATTATAGTGTCACTCGTCCCTTTTTTCTTCCTTCTCGGCGGTGGATTCCTCCGCGGCGTCGGGCTCGTTCTCGGGAGCGTCGGCGCCCTCTGCAGGGCCCTCTTCCGCCTTTTCTTCTTCAGCGGCTTCCTCCGCCACCGGTTCATCGTCGGCGGCCTCGGCGGCAGCTTCGGCAGCGTCCTCAACGGACGAAGGTTCCTCCTCGGCGGGAGGCTGTTCATCTGACTCGGTGGGCGCTTCTTCGACCGAGTCCTCGGTCGAGTCCTCGGTCGAGTCCTCGACCGCGTCTTCGGTCGCAGTCTCGGCTGCCTCGTCAGCCGCCTTCTCTTCGCCGGTTTCATCGTCGGTCTCAGAGGTCTCGGCGGCCTCGGCAGCCTCGGCGGCTTCGGCGCTCTCGCCTTCCTGCTTGGCGATCAGGCGCTGCATGATCGGATCGTCTTCGGGGCCGATACCCATGTCGGCGTTGTAGGCCTTGAGGGACAGGTTGACCTTGCGCTCGGCGCGGTTGATGTTGATGACCTTGCAGGTCAACTGCTCGCCGATCTCGAGAACGTCCTCGACGTTGGGCACGTGGGCGTCGACGATCTCGGAGATGTGGAGCAGGGCCTCGATGCCGTTGGAGAGCTCGACGATGGCGCCGAAGCGGGCCGTACGGACGATCTGACCCTCGACGTAGGCACCTTCCCAGATATAATCCTCGATGTGCTCCCAGGGGTCTTCCTTGAGCTGTTTCATCCCCAGGGAGATGCGGCGGTTGTCCGCGTCGACGTTGAGAACGACGACCTCGACCTCGTCACCCTTGGAGAGGATCTCCGAGGGGTGGTGAACCCGGCGCAGCCAGCTCATATCGGAGATGTGCACCAGGCCGTCGATGCCCTCGTCGACCTCGACGAAGGCGCCGAAGTCGGTGATGTTGCGCACCTTGCCCACAAGGCGCGTCCCGCGGGGGAAGCGCTCGGCGATGGTCTCCCAGGGATCCTCTTCGGTCTGCTTGAGGCCCAGACTGATGCGCTGCTTCTCCGTATCCAGGTTGAGCACCTTGGCGTCGACCCAGTCGTTGACGTTGAGGATCTGAGAGGGGTGGCGGATGCGCTGGGTCCAGCTCATCTCGGAGATGTGGATCAGGCCCTCGATACCGTCCTCGAGCTCGACGAAGGCGCCGTAGTCGGTCATGTTGACCACGCGACCGCGGATGAAGGTGCCCTCCGGATACTTGGTGGCGGCCTCCTTCCAGGGGTGCGGGGTGAGCTGCTTGAGCCCCAGGCTGACCCGCTCGCGCTCGCGGTCGAAGTTGAGCACCAGGACCTTGACCTCGTCACCGATGCTGAGAACCTCGGAAGGATGGCTGATGCGGCCCCAGGTCATATCGGTGATATGCAGCAGACCGTCGATGCCGCCCAGGTCGATGAAGGCGCCGAAGTCGGTGATGTTCTTGACCTCGCCCTCGCGG harbors:
- a CDS encoding 30S ribosomal protein S1, producing MTYPEENENLPTPEDEAVDQQPEEAPRTEKEETGAEPVVEKNAETDAETADEAVTAEVEGTDDESVVVEPEQADEAPTADDGKEEVEQRPKLSLDDLDEEHATMDELMEAYEDTLAELREGEIVKGTVVSVSDEEILVDVGYKSEGPIDRKEFGDLEIAVGDEVEVFLEKKEDQDGIIVLSKEKADFARTWEKIKSAYENDEVIEGRVINRIKGGLEVDIGARGFLPASQVALRPVRNLEACVGDMFEMKVIKINRRRRNIVLSRKAVLQERRAKMKEELVQELEEGQIREGEVKNITDFGAFIDLGGIDGLLHITDMTWGRISHPSEVLSIGDEVKVLVLNFDRERERVSLGLKQLTPHPWKEAATKYPEGTFIRGRVVNMTDYGAFVELEDGIEGLIHISEMSWTQRIRHPSQILNVNDWVDAKVLNLDTEKQRISLGLKQTEEDPWETIAERFPRGTRLVGKVRNITDFGAFVEVDEGIDGLVHISDMSWLRRVHHPSEILSKGDEVEVVVLNVDADNRRISLGMKQLKEDPWEHIEDYIWEGAYVEGQIVRTARFGAIVELSNGIEALLHISEIVDAHVPNVEDVLEIGEQLTCKVININRAERKVNLSLKAYNADMGIGPEDDPIMQRLIAKQEGESAEAAEAAEAAETSETDDETGEEKAADEAAETATEDAVEDSTEDSTEDSVEEAPTESDEQPPAEEEPSSVEDAAEAAAEAADDEPVAEEAAEEEKAEEGPAEGADAPENEPDAAEESTAEKEEKRDE